One window of Brachybacterium ginsengisoli genomic DNA carries:
- a CDS encoding alpha/beta hydrolase has protein sequence MSTDPFLGEGYETHRIDLGADDEGPLVATLIHREADGPADSGATPGVAPAADPARPPVLLMHGWSDYILDGALMAHLGRRGHDVWGLDLRKHGRSLLPGQTATAVDHLSRYDAEIGAALRIIGRHRPPVLLAHSTGGLTAALWAQRHPRTVSGLVLNSPWLEMHLGSTTRMLAQAPVRLLAERLQSRPIFPAGRDHLARASHRDFGGAYEYDLALKPPGGHPFPAVTFNAVLDGQRRLAAAGPLALPVLVLHADRTRIRPRFTEEMRRADTVLDVRSLSAAARALGPQVRVEAVAGARHDVFLSDADARSRALDLLDDWLETSFPSAPTMRESDRAEDLGEAPTDRRGKDRSDDR, from the coding sequence GTGAGCACCGACCCGTTCCTCGGGGAGGGGTACGAGACGCACCGTATCGATCTCGGGGCCGACGACGAGGGCCCGCTGGTCGCAACACTGATCCACCGCGAGGCCGACGGCCCTGCAGACTCCGGGGCGACTCCCGGTGTCGCGCCGGCGGCTGACCCCGCTCGACCGCCGGTGCTGCTCATGCACGGCTGGTCCGATTACATCCTCGACGGCGCGCTGATGGCGCATCTGGGCCGACGCGGGCACGACGTCTGGGGGCTGGACCTCCGCAAGCACGGACGCAGCCTCCTGCCCGGACAGACCGCCACGGCGGTCGACCACCTCAGCCGGTACGACGCCGAGATCGGTGCTGCGCTCCGGATCATCGGACGACACCGGCCGCCGGTGCTGCTCGCACATTCCACCGGTGGCCTCACCGCGGCGCTGTGGGCCCAGCGCCATCCCCGCACCGTGAGCGGGCTGGTGCTGAACTCCCCCTGGCTCGAGATGCATCTCGGCTCGACCACTCGGATGCTCGCCCAGGCACCTGTGCGCCTGCTCGCCGAGCGCCTGCAGAGCCGACCGATCTTCCCCGCGGGACGGGACCACCTCGCCCGCGCGAGCCACCGCGACTTCGGCGGCGCCTATGAGTACGACCTCGCTCTGAAGCCCCCGGGCGGCCACCCCTTCCCGGCGGTCACCTTCAACGCGGTCCTCGACGGTCAGCGACGGCTCGCCGCCGCCGGACCGCTCGCGCTCCCCGTCCTCGTCCTCCATGCCGACCGCACGCGGATCCGGCCGCGGTTCACCGAGGAGATGCGCCGGGCGGATACGGTGCTGGACGTGCGCTCCCTCTCCGCGGCGGCCCGCGCCCTGGGACCGCAGGTGCGGGTCGAGGCCGTCGCCGGCGCCCGTCATGACGTCTTCCTCTCCGACGCCGACGCGCGCTCCAGGGCGCTCGATCTCCTGGACGACTGGCTGGAGACGTCCTTCCCCTCCGCGCCTACGATGAGGGAGTCCGATCGGGCCGAGGACCTCGGCGAGGCGCCGACGGATCGCCGTGGGAAGGACCGGAGCGATGATCGCTGA
- a CDS encoding BldC family transcriptional regulator, with the protein MDGATENSSADDEGATELLTPAEVAKMFHVDPKTVTRWAQAGKLTYMRTLGGHRRYRRDEVVELLRDSSKDV; encoded by the coding sequence ATGGATGGAGCCACGGAGAACAGCTCCGCGGACGATGAGGGCGCGACGGAGCTGTTGACCCCCGCGGAGGTGGCCAAGATGTTCCATGTCGACCCCAAGACGGTGACGCGCTGGGCGCAGGCGGGGAAGCTGACCTACATGCGGACCCTGGGCGGGCATCGACGCTACCGCCGGGACGAGGTCGTCGAGCTGCTGCGCGACAGCTCCAAGGACGTGTGA
- a CDS encoding DUF3073 domain-containing protein, which produces MGRGRQKAKHTKVARDLKYYSPPTDLTALQRELQSQRGEVSSIEGDDRAEDSDDWADEDAPSARRR; this is translated from the coding sequence ATGGGTCGCGGCCGACAGAAAGCCAAGCACACCAAGGTGGCACGGGACCTCAAGTACTACAGCCCGCCGACGGACCTCACGGCACTGCAGCGTGAACTGCAGTCCCAGCGAGGCGAGGTCTCCAGCATCGAGGGAGACGACCGGGCCGAGGACAGCGACGACTGGGCCGACGAGGACGCTCCGTCCGCACGACGTCGCTGA
- the purM gene encoding phosphoribosylformylglycinamidine cyclo-ligase, with the protein MNSTHQSPQDSRPAGITYADSGVDTAAGDRAVELMKEAVAATHGPQVLGGIGAFAGLVDVSALKAYERPLLASSTDGVGTKIAIAREMDIHDTIGRDLVGMVVDDIIVVGAEPLAMTDYIACGAVVPERIADIVRGIAEGCRLAGCALVGGETAEHPGLMAPEDYDVAGAAVGVVEAADLLGPERVRSGDVVIGMDASGLHSNGYSLVRAVLASAGLALDAHVEDFGRTLGEELLEPTRIYTGDLLAALRDQRSAGAVHALSHVTGGGLAANLARVMPRGLAARIDRSRWEPGAVFSRMADWGSVPQLDLEGTLNMGMGMVAVVDAEKADAALAVLAERGLGARVIGEVVGEETLPEPGARLEHVVTGAKGVEGGAVLMAGQHPGWD; encoded by the coding sequence ATGAACTCCACGCACCAGAGCCCCCAGGACTCCCGCCCCGCGGGGATCACCTACGCCGACTCCGGAGTCGACACCGCCGCGGGGGACCGCGCCGTCGAGCTCATGAAGGAGGCCGTCGCGGCGACCCACGGCCCGCAGGTGCTCGGTGGGATCGGCGCCTTCGCCGGCCTGGTCGACGTCAGCGCGCTGAAGGCCTACGAGCGCCCGCTGCTGGCCTCCTCGACCGACGGCGTCGGCACCAAGATCGCGATCGCCCGCGAGATGGACATCCACGACACCATCGGCCGCGACCTGGTGGGCATGGTGGTCGACGACATCATCGTGGTGGGTGCCGAGCCCCTGGCCATGACCGACTACATCGCCTGCGGCGCCGTGGTGCCGGAGCGGATCGCGGACATCGTCCGCGGCATCGCCGAGGGCTGTCGGCTGGCCGGCTGCGCCCTCGTGGGCGGCGAGACGGCGGAGCACCCCGGCCTGATGGCGCCCGAGGACTACGACGTGGCCGGCGCCGCGGTGGGCGTGGTCGAGGCCGCGGATCTGCTGGGCCCGGAGCGGGTCCGCTCCGGGGACGTGGTGATCGGCATGGACGCCTCCGGCCTGCACTCCAACGGCTACTCGCTGGTGCGCGCCGTCCTGGCCTCGGCCGGGCTCGCCCTCGACGCGCACGTCGAGGACTTCGGGCGCACGCTGGGGGAGGAGCTCCTCGAGCCGACGCGGATCTACACCGGAGATCTCCTGGCCGCCCTGCGGGACCAGCGCTCCGCCGGCGCTGTCCACGCCCTGAGCCATGTCACCGGCGGCGGTCTCGCCGCGAACCTCGCCCGGGTGATGCCCCGCGGGCTCGCCGCCCGCATCGACCGCTCGCGGTGGGAGCCCGGTGCGGTGTTCTCCCGCATGGCCGACTGGGGCTCGGTGCCCCAGCTGGACCTCGAGGGCACGCTGAACATGGGGATGGGCATGGTCGCCGTCGTCGATGCCGAGAAGGCCGACGCCGCGCTGGCCGTCCTCGCCGAGCGCGGGCTCGGAGCCCGGGTGATCGGCGAGGTGGTCGGCGAGGAGACCCTGCCCGAGCCGGGCGCCCGCCTGGAGCATGTCGTCACCGGCGCCAAGGGCGTCGAGGGCGGGGCCGTGCTGATGGCCGGCCAGCATCCCGGCTGGGACTGA
- the purF gene encoding amidophosphoribosyltransferase encodes MARGDGKLSHDLLPGEKGPQDACGVFGVFAPGEDVSKLTYYGLYALQHRGQESAGIATSDGSQIMVYKDMGLVSQVFDEASLEALQGHIAIGHARYSTTGGSVWSNAQPTLGPRPEGTVALAHNGNLINTEELQELVAERHGTPRTGELARGNTTDTALVTALLNSEGPLEDSLRDVLPRLRGAYCFTLMDETTLYAARDPQGIRPLVLGRLERGWVVASETAALDICGASFVREVVPGEMIVIDEQGLRSEQVMPPEPKGCVFEYAYLARPDTRIAGRSVNEARTEMGRQLAREHPVEADLVIPTPESGTPAAIGYAQESGIPYGQGMVKNAYVGRTFIQPSQTIRQLGIRLKLNPLREVIEGKRLVVVDDSIVRGNTQRAVVRMLREAGAAEVHVRISSPPVRWPCFYGIDFASRAELIANGLGTEEIARSLGADSLGYITEAGMIAATEQPEETLCTACFSGKYPVALPEPVARAQGIIQNPQPVSAEKDA; translated from the coding sequence GTGGCACGCGGCGACGGAAAACTCTCCCATGACCTGCTCCCCGGGGAGAAGGGGCCGCAGGATGCCTGCGGCGTCTTCGGCGTCTTCGCCCCCGGTGAGGACGTCTCGAAACTGACCTACTACGGTCTCTACGCTCTGCAGCACCGCGGGCAGGAGTCCGCGGGCATCGCGACCAGCGACGGCTCGCAGATCATGGTCTACAAGGACATGGGACTGGTCTCCCAGGTCTTCGACGAGGCCTCCCTCGAAGCGCTCCAGGGGCACATCGCGATCGGGCACGCCCGGTACTCGACCACCGGCGGATCGGTCTGGTCCAACGCACAGCCCACCCTCGGGCCCCGCCCCGAGGGCACCGTCGCGCTCGCCCACAACGGCAACCTCATCAACACCGAGGAGCTGCAGGAGCTGGTCGCGGAGCGGCACGGCACGCCGCGCACCGGCGAGCTCGCCCGCGGCAACACGACCGACACCGCCCTGGTGACGGCGCTGCTGAACTCCGAGGGTCCGCTCGAGGACTCCCTGCGCGACGTGCTGCCCCGGCTGCGCGGCGCCTACTGCTTCACCCTGATGGACGAGACCACCCTGTACGCCGCGCGGGACCCGCAGGGGATCCGCCCGCTCGTGCTGGGTCGTCTCGAGCGCGGCTGGGTGGTCGCCTCCGAGACCGCCGCCCTGGACATCTGCGGCGCGAGCTTCGTGCGCGAGGTGGTCCCCGGCGAGATGATCGTCATCGACGAGCAGGGTCTGCGCTCCGAGCAGGTCATGCCGCCGGAGCCCAAGGGCTGCGTCTTCGAGTACGCCTACCTCGCTCGGCCCGACACCCGCATCGCCGGGCGCAGCGTCAACGAGGCCCGCACCGAGATGGGGCGTCAGCTCGCCCGCGAGCATCCCGTCGAGGCGGACCTCGTCATCCCCACCCCGGAGTCCGGCACCCCGGCGGCGATCGGCTATGCCCAGGAGTCCGGCATCCCCTACGGCCAGGGCATGGTGAAGAACGCCTATGTGGGCCGCACCTTCATCCAGCCCTCGCAGACCATCCGCCAGCTCGGCATCCGGCTCAAGCTCAACCCGCTGCGCGAGGTCATCGAGGGCAAGCGCCTCGTCGTCGTCGACGACTCGATCGTGCGCGGGAACACCCAGCGCGCGGTGGTGCGGATGCTCCGGGAGGCCGGAGCCGCCGAGGTCCACGTGCGGATCTCCTCGCCGCCGGTGCGCTGGCCCTGCTTCTACGGCATCGACTTCGCCTCGCGGGCGGAGCTGATCGCCAACGGTCTCGGCACCGAGGAGATCGCCCGATCGCTCGGCGCCGACTCCCTCGGCTACATCACCGAGGCGGGCATGATCGCGGCCACCGAGCAGCCCGAGGAGACCCTCTGCACCGCCTGCTTCTCCGGGAAGTACCCGGTCGCGCTGCCCGAGCCCGTCGCCCGCGCCCAGGGCATCATCCAGAACCCCCAGCCCGTCTCCGCCGAGAAGGACGCATGA
- a CDS encoding copper homeostasis protein CutC: MSVAVEIAVEDLAGLEVAALAGADRVELCVDLARGGLTPPAELVQECTARAAALVAARDAKPHFDVHVLIRSRAEHGDFLDRPEEFTFSPEEIDLMADQAGESVAAGAAGVVIGALTPAGELDIPALEAIRDGALVAGSSALRGVTLTVHRAVDALGGRAQREEAVRTMLGLGVHRVLSSGGAARALDGAEDLAAMVDAAEGLLDICAGGGVRPADIGDLVRRTGAADIHLSARRRPGAPVEDGAPKTCTDPATVAAAVDAAGEL, translated from the coding sequence ATGAGCGTCGCCGTCGAGATCGCCGTGGAGGACCTCGCCGGCCTCGAGGTCGCCGCCCTCGCCGGCGCCGACCGGGTCGAGCTGTGCGTGGACCTCGCCCGGGGCGGCCTCACCCCGCCCGCCGAGCTGGTCCAGGAGTGCACCGCCCGCGCCGCCGCCCTGGTCGCCGCACGGGACGCGAAGCCCCACTTCGACGTGCATGTGCTGATCCGCTCCCGCGCCGAGCACGGCGACTTCCTGGACCGGCCGGAGGAGTTCACCTTCTCGCCCGAGGAGATCGATCTGATGGCGGACCAGGCCGGCGAGAGCGTCGCCGCCGGCGCCGCCGGCGTGGTGATCGGAGCGCTCACCCCTGCCGGAGAGCTCGACATCCCCGCCCTCGAGGCGATCCGTGACGGAGCGCTGGTGGCCGGCAGCTCCGCGCTGCGCGGCGTGACCCTCACCGTGCACCGTGCGGTGGACGCCCTGGGGGGCCGTGCGCAGCGCGAGGAGGCGGTGCGCACGATGCTCGGCCTGGGCGTGCACCGGGTGCTCAGCTCCGGGGGAGCGGCCCGTGCCCTGGACGGCGCAGAGGATCTCGCCGCCATGGTCGACGCCGCGGAGGGGCTGCTGGACATCTGCGCCGGGGGAGGGGTGCGCCCCGCCGACATCGGCGACCTGGTGCGCCGCACCGGCGCCGCCGACATCCACCTGTCCGCCCGCCGGCGACCCGGCGCCCCTGTCGAGGACGGCGCTCCGAAGACCTGCACCGACCCGGCGACCGTCGCCGCGGCGGTCGACGCCGCTGGAGAACTGTGA
- a CDS encoding sterol carrier family protein, with amino-acid sequence MATRRTDPEAGRSALSAWATAPESAGRSVLAPAVRHTLEMFAEEYPGGAVELRVPPHAAVQAIAGTRHTRGTPPAVVETDAATWLALACGDLDWESATADGRVRASGERSDLRELLPLLGPRRIVRIARERSAREQEQR; translated from the coding sequence GTGGCGACCCGTCGTACCGATCCCGAAGCGGGCCGCAGCGCGCTGAGCGCGTGGGCGACCGCCCCCGAGAGCGCAGGGCGCTCGGTGCTCGCCCCCGCCGTGCGCCACACCCTGGAGATGTTCGCGGAGGAGTACCCCGGCGGCGCCGTCGAGCTGAGGGTCCCGCCCCATGCCGCCGTGCAGGCCATCGCCGGCACCCGGCACACGCGCGGGACCCCGCCGGCCGTGGTCGAGACGGACGCCGCGACCTGGCTCGCGCTGGCCTGCGGAGACCTGGACTGGGAGTCGGCGACGGCCGACGGGCGCGTGCGCGCCAGCGGGGAGCGCAGCGACCTGCGCGAGCTCCTGCCGCTGCTCGGACCGCGCCGCATCGTGCGCATCGCCCGCGAGCGGTCCGCACGGGAGCAGGAGCAGCGATGA
- a CDS encoding adenylosuccinate synthase has translation MPAVVIVGAQWGDEGKGKATDLLGERVDFVVKPNGGNNAGHTVVVDGEKFELKLLPAGILSPQVTPVIGNGVVISLEALFEEIGMLEARGVDTSRLRISANAHIVAPYHQTLDKVTERFLGKRAIGTTGRGIGPAYMDKIGRLGIRVQDLYDESILRQKIEGALRQKNELLVKLYNRRAVEVDEIVEELLAYAERLRPMVVDTTLLLNEALDRDEVVLMEGGQATYLDVDHGTYPFVTSSNPTAGGACTGTGIGPTRIDRVIGIVKAYTTRVGAGPFPTELEDKWGEYLQRVGGEVGVNTGRPRRCGWYDALMIRHAVRINGFTDIVLTKLDVLTGIDEVPICTGYDVDGVIHRDMPMTQTEFHHATPVFETLPGWTEDLSLARTFEELPENARNYVLRLEELAGCRISAIGVGPDRADTIAVHDLLPGATR, from the coding sequence ATGCCCGCCGTCGTGATCGTCGGAGCCCAGTGGGGCGACGAGGGGAAGGGCAAGGCCACCGACCTCCTCGGGGAGCGCGTCGACTTCGTGGTCAAGCCCAACGGAGGCAACAACGCCGGCCACACCGTGGTCGTCGACGGCGAGAAGTTCGAGCTCAAGCTCCTTCCCGCCGGCATCCTCTCGCCGCAGGTGACCCCGGTCATCGGCAACGGCGTGGTGATCAGCCTCGAGGCGCTGTTCGAGGAGATCGGCATGCTCGAGGCCCGCGGCGTGGACACCTCCCGCCTGCGGATCAGCGCCAACGCCCACATCGTCGCGCCCTACCACCAGACCCTCGACAAGGTCACCGAGCGGTTCCTCGGCAAGCGGGCGATCGGCACCACCGGGCGCGGCATCGGCCCGGCGTACATGGACAAGATCGGGCGCCTCGGCATCCGTGTCCAGGACCTCTACGACGAGTCGATCCTGCGCCAGAAGATCGAGGGCGCCCTGCGCCAGAAGAACGAGCTGCTGGTCAAGCTGTACAACCGTCGCGCGGTCGAGGTCGACGAGATCGTCGAGGAGCTGCTCGCCTACGCCGAGCGCCTGCGCCCGATGGTGGTCGACACCACGCTGCTCCTCAACGAGGCGCTGGACCGCGACGAGGTCGTGCTCATGGAGGGCGGCCAGGCCACCTATCTCGACGTCGACCACGGCACCTACCCGTTCGTCACCAGCTCCAACCCCACCGCCGGCGGCGCCTGCACCGGCACCGGGATCGGCCCCACCCGCATCGACCGGGTGATCGGGATCGTCAAGGCGTACACCACCCGCGTGGGCGCCGGGCCGTTCCCCACCGAGCTCGAGGACAAGTGGGGCGAGTACCTCCAGCGCGTCGGCGGCGAGGTGGGTGTGAACACCGGGCGTCCCCGCCGCTGCGGCTGGTACGACGCCCTGATGATCCGCCACGCGGTGCGCATCAACGGCTTCACCGACATCGTGCTGACCAAGCTCGACGTGCTCACCGGCATCGACGAGGTGCCGATCTGCACCGGTTACGACGTGGACGGCGTGATCCACCGCGACATGCCGATGACGCAGACCGAGTTCCACCACGCCACGCCCGTCTTCGAGACGCTCCCGGGCTGGACCGAGGACCTCTCCCTGGCGCGCACCTTCGAGGAGCTGCCCGAGAATGCCCGCAACTACGTGCTGCGCCTCGAGGAGCTCGCAGGCTGCCGGATCAGCGCCATCGGCGTGGGCCCGGACCGTGCGGACACCATCGCCGTCCACGACCTGCTGCCGGGGGCGACCCGCTGA
- a CDS encoding DUF3151 domain-containing protein, with protein sequence MADRTDNLTSGNLLGIPETRLPDDFVDTQVAEELVEGDPRDVAARHLDSPLAWATLAEDALSDGDEISAYAFARTGYHRGLDALRRAGWRGQGPIPASHAPNRGFLRALAMLGETSRRLGDQPEADRVTDFLREADPSLLG encoded by the coding sequence ATGGCTGATCGTACCGATAACCTCACCAGCGGGAACCTCCTGGGCATTCCCGAGACCCGACTTCCCGACGACTTCGTGGACACCCAGGTGGCCGAGGAGCTCGTCGAGGGCGACCCGCGGGACGTCGCCGCCCGCCATCTCGACTCCCCTCTCGCGTGGGCCACCCTCGCCGAGGACGCGCTGAGCGACGGCGACGAGATCTCCGCCTACGCCTTCGCCCGCACCGGTTACCACCGCGGCCTGGACGCCCTGCGGCGCGCGGGCTGGCGCGGCCAGGGCCCGATCCCGGCCTCCCATGCCCCGAACCGCGGCTTCCTCCGTGCGCTCGCGATGCTGGGGGAGACCTCGCGCCGCCTCGGCGACCAGCCCGAGGCCGACCGCGTCACCGACTTCCTGCGCGAGGCCGATCCCAGCCTGCTCGGCTGA
- a CDS encoding phosphotransferase, producing MSQTQDGSELLTGPGAGGLLRSAVGNSGGVLHSWQLDHVDHRPGRSTKALYRTQVSWPELDGPQAPAREELFGASAHIGEREKNLYVAEQTLVMTDGDINVRVWRYPHDPWLPMLPLVCYPDIVGRTLHDLGASIDGDPSIPIAIDVVSYRPGRRAVLRASQGDRAVYLKVMQPHRSGEIVDRHRRLLAAGVPVPEVIAHHNGLVVLAELPGRPLARAVIDEGVDACRAEDLVALVDRLPASMYSLSLRPPWTDSVEFYSGIVSSSVPSLGPRLDALVRSVRDGLTALEQRLDMRPHDVVHGDFYEAQVFVENGRVVGLLDIDTVGPGRRADDLACLLAHLSVLADYGNAGRIDRATQERVEEAIRTWHEMFAERVDPTELALRSAGVVLSLATGPHRQQEAAWEAATEAIVRVAEEWVSEARRAESQRLEAAAAKQAAGGPVTGQRPLEQGDPPQGPTGVRQVPPQGAPSQAPEAQLAAAAQQQPIRPSVAPQHGAPAPAQQSAPPTRSAPPAPQQAAPPQAAPQQSAGRHSAPPPPAGSGQVPPRTAPPQSAPTHSAPPQSAPQQPAPGAYPAVQRPSGPSALSAPAERTAPLPPSAPSAQPTQASEQGRDRPLPAPDRGDDGDDSPTQERRIDTILPG from the coding sequence ATGTCACAGACGCAGGACGGTTCCGAGCTCCTCACCGGGCCCGGTGCGGGCGGATTGCTCCGCTCGGCCGTCGGCAACTCCGGCGGGGTGCTGCACAGCTGGCAGCTCGACCATGTCGATCACCGCCCCGGGCGCAGCACGAAGGCGCTCTACCGCACCCAGGTGTCCTGGCCCGAGCTGGACGGACCGCAGGCGCCCGCGCGCGAGGAGCTCTTCGGGGCCAGCGCCCACATCGGCGAGCGGGAGAAGAACCTCTACGTCGCCGAGCAGACCCTGGTGATGACCGACGGCGACATCAACGTCCGCGTATGGCGCTATCCCCACGACCCCTGGCTGCCGATGCTGCCGCTGGTCTGCTACCCGGACATCGTCGGCCGCACCCTCCATGACCTGGGCGCCTCCATCGACGGAGACCCGTCGATCCCGATCGCGATCGACGTGGTCTCCTACCGTCCGGGGCGGCGCGCCGTGCTGCGCGCCTCGCAGGGCGACCGGGCGGTCTACCTCAAGGTGATGCAGCCCCACCGCAGCGGCGAGATCGTGGACCGCCACCGCCGGCTGCTGGCCGCCGGGGTCCCCGTGCCCGAGGTGATCGCCCATCACAACGGGCTGGTCGTGCTCGCGGAGCTGCCGGGCCGTCCGCTGGCCCGCGCCGTCATCGACGAGGGTGTGGACGCCTGCCGTGCGGAGGATCTGGTGGCGCTGGTCGACCGGCTCCCGGCCTCGATGTACTCGCTGTCGCTGCGACCGCCGTGGACGGATTCGGTGGAGTTCTACTCCGGCATCGTCAGCTCGTCCGTCCCCTCTCTCGGTCCCCGGCTCGACGCCCTGGTGCGATCGGTCCGCGACGGGCTGACCGCGCTCGAGCAGCGCCTGGACATGCGCCCGCACGACGTGGTGCACGGGGACTTCTACGAGGCGCAGGTGTTCGTCGAGAACGGTCGCGTGGTGGGGCTGCTGGACATCGACACCGTGGGACCCGGCCGTCGGGCCGACGACCTGGCGTGCCTGCTCGCCCATCTCAGCGTCCTGGCCGACTACGGCAACGCCGGCCGCATCGACCGCGCCACGCAGGAGCGGGTCGAGGAGGCCATCCGCACCTGGCACGAGATGTTCGCCGAGCGGGTGGATCCCACCGAGCTCGCCCTGCGCTCCGCAGGCGTGGTGCTGTCCCTGGCCACCGGGCCGCATCGCCAGCAGGAGGCCGCCTGGGAGGCGGCCACGGAGGCGATCGTGCGGGTCGCCGAGGAATGGGTCTCCGAGGCCCGACGGGCGGAGTCCCAGCGGCTCGAGGCCGCGGCCGCGAAGCAGGCCGCCGGGGGCCCGGTCACCGGGCAGCGTCCCCTCGAACAGGGCGACCCGCCGCAGGGGCCGACGGGGGTGCGCCAGGTGCCGCCGCAGGGCGCGCCGTCCCAGGCCCCCGAGGCGCAGCTGGCGGCGGCCGCCCAGCAGCAGCCGATCCGACCGTCCGTCGCCCCGCAGCACGGCGCCCCCGCACCGGCCCAGCAGTCCGCGCCGCCGACGCGCTCGGCCCCGCCGGCACCTCAGCAGGCCGCACCGCCCCAGGCCGCACCCCAGCAGTCGGCCGGGCGGCACTCGGCGCCGCCTCCTCCCGCAGGCTCCGGGCAGGTGCCTCCCCGGACGGCCCCGCCGCAGTCCGCTCCGACGCATTCCGCCCCGCCGCAGTCGGCACCGCAGCAGCCGGCCCCGGGTGCGTACCCGGCGGTCCAACGTCCCTCGGGACCGTCCGCCCTCTCCGCACCGGCGGAGAGGACGGCGCCGCTGCCGCCGTCCGCCCCGTCGGCGCAGCCCACCCAGGCCTCCGAGCAGGGCCGGGACCGCCCGCTGCCCGCACCGGATCGTGGCGATGACGGTGACGACTCCCCCACGCAGGAACGTCGGATCGACACGATCCTCCCCGGCTGA
- the dtd gene encoding D-aminoacyl-tRNA deacylase, with product MRAVLQRVDGAQVEVDGEVVGDIEGEGLLALVGVTHEDGPDQVATIARKICELRILDGERSVLDAGAQVLVVSQFTLYGDARKGRRPSWSAAAPGPLAEPLVDQLVEAIRERGVTVATGRFGAMMRVGLTNDGPFTILLEA from the coding sequence ATGCGTGCAGTGCTCCAGAGGGTCGACGGTGCCCAGGTCGAGGTCGATGGCGAGGTGGTCGGCGACATCGAGGGCGAGGGACTGCTGGCCCTGGTGGGCGTGACCCACGAGGACGGCCCGGACCAGGTCGCCACCATCGCCCGCAAGATCTGCGAGCTGCGGATCCTCGACGGCGAGCGCTCGGTGCTCGACGCCGGCGCACAGGTGCTCGTCGTCTCCCAGTTCACGCTCTACGGCGATGCGCGCAAGGGGCGGCGGCCGTCATGGAGCGCCGCCGCCCCCGGCCCCCTCGCCGAGCCCCTGGTGGATCAGCTGGTGGAGGCGATCCGTGAGCGCGGGGTCACGGTCGCGACCGGCCGCTTCGGCGCGATGATGCGGGTGGGGCTGACCAACGACGGCCCCTTCACGATCCTGCTCGAGGCCTGA
- a CDS encoding HAD hydrolase-like protein — protein sequence MAVPAHTAPPLPTSPDLRQVPVVLLDLDGTIVESGPGILAALDHAFAVCGEQHPGDEVLQGFIGPPLSDSFRGVLGLSAARAERLRQAYNDHYLEHGVLSSAPYPGMRELIAALRAEGRTVAVATNKPESTAIRLLRNQGLADELDLIGGTDAAAGRRDKAAVIEDVLLRLGDRVRAGAVMVGDRLHDAEGAAAHGLPAVLVGWGYGGELERASGLPVAETVPELSALLRG from the coding sequence ATGGCCGTCCCCGCGCACACCGCCCCGCCGCTGCCCACCTCACCGGACCTTCGCCAGGTGCCCGTGGTGCTGCTGGACCTCGACGGCACGATCGTCGAGTCCGGTCCCGGGATCCTCGCCGCCCTCGACCATGCCTTCGCGGTCTGCGGGGAGCAGCACCCCGGGGATGAGGTCCTCCAGGGGTTCATCGGCCCGCCGCTCTCGGACTCGTTCCGCGGAGTGCTCGGACTGAGCGCCGCGCGCGCGGAACGGCTGCGACAGGCGTACAACGACCACTATCTCGAGCACGGCGTGCTCTCCAGCGCCCCGTACCCCGGGATGCGCGAGCTCATCGCCGCCCTGCGCGCCGAGGGCCGCACGGTCGCGGTGGCGACGAACAAGCCGGAGTCCACGGCGATCCGGCTCCTGCGGAACCAGGGTCTCGCCGACGAGCTCGACCTCATCGGCGGCACCGATGCCGCCGCGGGTCGGCGCGACAAGGCCGCCGTGATCGAGGACGTGCTGCTGCGGCTCGGGGACCGTGTGCGGGCCGGCGCCGTGATGGTGGGGGACCGGCTCCATGACGCGGAGGGCGCGGCGGCGCACGGCCTGCCCGCCGTGCTCGTGGGCTGGGGATACGGCGGGGAGCTCGAACGAGCCTCCGGCCTGCCCGTCGCCGAGACCGTCCCGGAGCTCTCCGCGCTGCTGCGGGGCTGA